The Streptobacillus felis genome includes the window CATCATTTGCAGGTAATCCATATTTTATAGACTTTAGAATATTAAAAGAAGAAGGATTATTAAAAGAAGAAGATTATTCTAATTTAGATTATGGGAATAATCCAGATAGAGTAGACTTTGGTAAAATATATGTTACTAGAAAAGAAGTATTATCTAAAGCTTTTGAAAACTTTAAATTAATAAAAGATGAAAAATTTGAAGAATTCTTAGATGAAAATTCTGATTGGATTAATGATTATGCTTTATTTATGTCTTTAAAAGAACATTTTGGTAATATATCTTGGGAAGATTTTCCTGAAAATATTAAAAATAGGGATACAGATGAATTGGAAAAATTTGAAGTATTACTTAAAAATAAAATAGATTATCAAAAATTTATACAATATAAGTTTTTTGAACAGTATAAAAAATGGAAAGAATATGTTAATTCATTAGGAATAAAAATTATAGGTGATATGCCTATTTATGTTTCTCCAGATAGTTTGGAAGTTTGGAAAGATAGAGAGCTATTCTTAGATGACATAGTAGGAGGTTGCCCACCAGATGGATTTAGTGCAGGAGGACAAAAATGGGGAAATCCTGTATATAATTGGGAAAAACATCAAGAAACTGGATTTAAATGGTGGATAAATAGAATAGAAAAAACTATGAAATATATAGATGTATTAAGAATAGATCATTTTAGAGGTTTTGAATCATATTGGGCAGTACCAAAATTTGATGAAGATGCAAGTAATGGTAAGTGGGTTAAAGCACCTGGAATAAAACTTTTTGAAGCAGTTAAAGAAGCTTTAGGAGAAATTGATATAGTAGCTGAAGACTTAGGTTATACTACTATAGATGTTGTAGAATTTAGAGAAAAAACAGGTTTTCCAGGTATGAAGATGTTACAATTTGCATTTAATCCTGATAATGAAAGTGATTTTTTACCACATCAAACAGAAAGAAACTGGGCAGTATATACTGGTACACACGATAGTGATACAGTTAAAACATGGTTTGAAAAAGCAAATCCTGTGGAAGTTGAATTTGCTAAAAAATACTTACATTTAATAGATCCAAAAGATTATGTTAAAGGATTTATTAGAGCTGCTTGGTCATCAGTTGCAAATCTTGCAGTTGCACAAATTCAAGATTTCCTAGAATTAGGTGATGAAGGTAGAATGAATACACCTTCAACTTTAGGTAATTGGTCTTGGAGAGTAAGAAAAGAAATGTTAACTAAAGAATTAAGCGATGAAATTTATGATTTAACAAAAATATATTTTAGATTAAATAAATAAGGAAGTATATATGATAACTAGAAAAATAGATAATGATTTAAGAAATTTAGGTTTAGATTTAAGATATAGATATGATGGAAAATTAGGAATAGAATACTCAAAAGATGCTACTATTTTTAGAGTATTCGCTCCTACAGCTACTAGAGTTC containing:
- the malQ gene encoding 4-alpha-glucanotransferase; protein product: MEQNFDYKHINKNRKSAIIMHISSLWSEYGIGNLGKEAYEFADFLKESGQFYWQILPTGPTGYGDSPYQAFSSFAGNPYFIDFRILKEEGLLKEEDYSNLDYGNNPDRVDFGKIYVTRKEVLSKAFENFKLIKDEKFEEFLDENSDWINDYALFMSLKEHFGNISWEDFPENIKNRDTDELEKFEVLLKNKIDYQKFIQYKFFEQYKKWKEYVNSLGIKIIGDMPIYVSPDSLEVWKDRELFLDDIVGGCPPDGFSAGGQKWGNPVYNWEKHQETGFKWWINRIEKTMKYIDVLRIDHFRGFESYWAVPKFDEDASNGKWVKAPGIKLFEAVKEALGEIDIVAEDLGYTTIDVVEFREKTGFPGMKMLQFAFNPDNESDFLPHQTERNWAVYTGTHDSDTVKTWFEKANPVEVEFAKKYLHLIDPKDYVKGFIRAAWSSVANLAVAQIQDFLELGDEGRMNTPSTLGNWSWRVRKEMLTKELSDEIYDLTKIYFRLNK